A single window of Archangium gephyra DNA harbors:
- a CDS encoding tetratricopeptide repeat protein, whose product MTLPVLTLVTLLAAAEPLAEARQAFSEGQYTEAEQLALQAAQPPQEGAALYLVGLARFRAGRPAEALEALDAAGRATDAPERAGWSFNRAACLYALERFAEAEQAFLEATADESLARLAWVNAGFAALDAGSPERAAQWAERAGPGASEREAVLVEELLAFIARARGLAEDEAAEAYRQGLVSFDAGRFEEARAFFLQAAKGNPASGRALLMAGASAWRLGERETAREDITSALALELEPRDRQTARDYLDRLAFGLRAQGQGLRASAGGGLGFDSNVLQVGVAARDVSTGTASAFAEAGLGLAGRWRLSDTLFTELSYGGTQRAYTLSSARDYSLQLHRAAVALEWDVARRMRLGASSWGELFFTGLSAFRGLQGSVSGSAWLALDESEWTSSRLDVAFAHKAGLVSEFSYLTGQRLDATLSQELRLRTLGLTAWYRYREDRIGTLEQAVSGDTTREYVIPYAWTGHAVGASARWVLSEHLDASLHAEAEWRDYLSDSYLRVLATDGSVEEWGRRRREDARFVLGPSVSARLSNHLQLSARYELLVNTSNVDTRLADPAGTCVAPDYVCHRYDYTNGNYQKHLVMLELGATW is encoded by the coding sequence ATGACTCTTCCGGTGCTCACCCTCGTGACGCTGCTGGCCGCGGCGGAACCGCTCGCCGAGGCGCGGCAGGCGTTCTCCGAGGGCCAATACACGGAGGCGGAGCAGCTGGCGCTCCAGGCCGCGCAGCCGCCGCAAGAGGGGGCCGCGCTCTACCTGGTGGGGCTGGCGCGTTTTCGTGCCGGGAGGCCCGCCGAGGCGCTGGAGGCCCTCGACGCCGCGGGCAGGGCAACGGACGCGCCCGAGCGTGCCGGGTGGAGTTTCAACCGGGCTGCCTGTCTCTACGCCCTGGAGCGCTTCGCCGAGGCCGAGCAGGCCTTCCTCGAGGCCACTGCGGATGAGTCGCTCGCACGCCTCGCCTGGGTGAACGCCGGCTTCGCCGCGCTGGACGCGGGCTCGCCCGAGCGCGCCGCACAGTGGGCGGAGCGAGCCGGGCCAGGCGCCTCCGAGCGGGAGGCCGTGCTGGTGGAGGAGCTGCTCGCCTTCATCGCCCGTGCGCGGGGGCTCGCCGAGGACGAGGCCGCGGAGGCGTACCGGCAGGGCCTCGTGTCCTTCGACGCGGGGCGCTTCGAGGAGGCCCGCGCCTTCTTCCTCCAGGCCGCGAAGGGAAACCCGGCCTCCGGGCGGGCACTGCTCATGGCGGGGGCCTCGGCCTGGCGGCTGGGGGAGCGCGAGACAGCACGCGAGGACATCACCTCGGCGCTCGCGCTGGAGCTGGAGCCCCGGGACCGCCAGACGGCACGCGACTACCTCGACCGGCTCGCCTTCGGGTTGCGCGCCCAGGGACAGGGGCTCCGGGCGTCGGCGGGCGGGGGCCTGGGCTTCGACAGCAACGTGCTCCAGGTGGGTGTGGCGGCGCGCGACGTCTCGACCGGCACCGCGAGCGCTTTCGCGGAGGCCGGGCTCGGACTCGCGGGGCGCTGGCGGCTGTCGGACACGCTGTTCACCGAGCTCTCCTACGGTGGGACGCAGCGGGCGTACACGCTGTCCTCCGCGCGGGACTACTCGCTTCAGCTCCACCGCGCGGCCGTGGCGCTGGAGTGGGACGTGGCGCGCCGCATGCGTCTGGGTGCGTCGTCCTGGGGAGAGCTGTTCTTCACCGGCCTGTCGGCCTTCCGCGGGCTGCAGGGCTCCGTGAGCGGCTCGGCGTGGCTCGCGTTGGACGAGAGCGAGTGGACGAGCAGCCGGCTCGACGTGGCCTTCGCGCACAAGGCCGGGCTCGTCAGCGAGTTCAGCTACCTCACCGGACAGCGCCTGGATGCGACGCTGTCCCAGGAGCTCCGTCTAAGGACTCTCGGGCTCACGGCGTGGTACCGCTACCGGGAGGACCGCATCGGGACGCTGGAGCAGGCGGTGTCCGGAGACACGACGCGGGAGTACGTCATCCCCTACGCGTGGACCGGGCACGCGGTGGGTGCCTCCGCGCGCTGGGTGCTGAGCGAGCACCTCGACGCGAGCCTGCACGCCGAGGCCGAGTGGCGTGACTACCTGAGCGACAGCTACCTGCGAGTCCTCGCCACGGACGGAAGCGTGGAGGAGTGGGGACGCCGCCGGCGCGAGGACGCCCGCTTCGTCCTCGGCCCGTCGGTGAGCGCCCGGCTGTCGAACCACCTCCAACTCTCCGCGCGGTACGAGCTGCTGGTGAATACCTCCAACGTGGACACGCGGCTGGCGGACCCCGCGGGGACGTGCGTGGCGCCGGATTACGTGTGCCACCGCTACGACTACACGAATGGGAACTACCAGAAGCACCTGGTGATGCTGGAGCTGGGCGCGACCTGGTGA
- a CDS encoding helix-turn-helix transcriptional regulator: MPGHVPPEVRKRLAEPLRNTLRTVRQLVELSQADMAQRIGMPEQAYGRFERESSSIVPSASTLRRMYRVLESSVDELLGPEGGEASEPVAKPSSGGSRSRQPASRRSRSHSRTGRTRRLALRVDVE; the protein is encoded by the coding sequence ATGCCAGGTCATGTGCCTCCCGAGGTCCGCAAACGATTGGCCGAACCCCTTCGGAACACCCTCCGCACCGTGAGGCAGTTGGTGGAGCTCTCCCAGGCGGACATGGCCCAGCGCATCGGCATGCCCGAGCAGGCCTATGGCCGGTTCGAGCGCGAGAGCTCGAGCATCGTGCCGAGTGCCTCGACGTTGCGGCGGATGTACCGGGTGCTGGAGAGCTCCGTGGATGAGCTGCTCGGCCCGGAGGGGGGAGAGGCCTCGGAGCCGGTGGCGAAGCCGTCCTCGGGCGGGAGCCGCTCCCGGCAGCCCGCGTCCCGGCGCTCGCGCTCCCACTCGCGCACGGGGCGGACCCGGCGTCTGGCGCTCCGGGTGGACGTGGAGTGA
- a CDS encoding RNA polymerase sigma factor, protein MSENDELRALIAEAQDGNVRAFELLVSSHLPQVRRFARAFASSDADVDDLAQEALVKVYKSLRSYRFQSAFKTWLYSVVRNAFFDATRSRAGRERSLEEPLEADHVQAPSGAAPADEGLVQEEERQRLWRALRALPPEFRTAVVLFDVEGHSYEEVAAIEAVPMGTIKSRLSRGRALLRTLLAGGQAPDASESTGGAGTSDGGVSSQGRRSGK, encoded by the coding sequence GTGAGTGAAAACGATGAGCTGCGCGCATTGATCGCCGAGGCCCAGGACGGCAACGTCCGCGCCTTCGAGCTCCTCGTCTCGTCCCACCTGCCCCAGGTGCGCCGCTTCGCGCGGGCCTTCGCGTCCTCGGACGCGGACGTGGATGACCTGGCGCAGGAGGCCCTGGTGAAGGTGTACAAGAGCCTGCGCTCGTACCGCTTCCAGTCCGCCTTCAAGACATGGCTCTACTCCGTGGTGCGCAACGCCTTCTTCGACGCCACGCGCAGCCGCGCGGGCCGCGAGCGCTCCCTGGAGGAGCCCCTCGAGGCGGACCACGTCCAGGCCCCCTCGGGCGCCGCTCCCGCCGACGAGGGGCTCGTCCAAGAGGAGGAACGTCAACGGTTGTGGCGGGCCCTGCGGGCGCTTCCCCCGGAGTTCCGCACGGCGGTGGTACTCTTCGATGTGGAAGGACACTCCTATGAGGAGGTCGCCGCCATCGAGGCAGTGCCCATGGGGACCATCAAATCGCGTCTCTCCCGGGGCCGGGCCTTGCTACGCACCCTCCTGGCGGGCGGGCAGGCGCCAGATGCCTCGGAGAGTACAGGTGGAGCGGGAACATCCGACGGCGGCGTTTCGTCCCAAGGACGTAGGAGTGGGAAATGA
- a CDS encoding cytochrome b/b6 domain-containing protein — MARGGRHWHFAFGWFFVLNGLCYGAWLVGSGEWRRRLFLPRRDARDALHTAAYYLRLRKEAPRQEPYNGLQRFAYTGVLVLAIVEVLSGLVLYKPVQLRALTSLFGGYDPARLVHLGVLALLALFTVGHVVMVALHPRTLGEMVTGGRRHE, encoded by the coding sequence GTGGCTCGCGGGGGGCGGCACTGGCACTTCGCCTTCGGCTGGTTCTTCGTCCTCAATGGCCTCTGCTACGGGGCCTGGCTGGTGGGCAGCGGTGAGTGGCGGCGCCGCCTCTTCCTTCCCCGCCGCGACGCGCGCGATGCGCTGCACACGGCCGCGTACTACCTCCGGCTGCGCAAGGAGGCCCCCCGGCAGGAGCCCTACAACGGCCTGCAGCGCTTCGCGTACACGGGCGTGCTGGTGCTGGCCATTGTCGAGGTGCTCTCCGGGCTCGTCCTCTACAAGCCCGTGCAGCTGCGCGCGCTCACGTCCCTCTTCGGCGGCTACGATCCAGCGCGCCTGGTGCACCTCGGGGTGCTCGCGCTGCTGGCGCTCTTCACCGTGGGGCACGTGGTGATGGTGGCGCTCCACCCACGCACGCTGGGCGAGATGGTGACGGGAGGCCGGCGCCATGAGTGA
- a CDS encoding molybdopterin-dependent oxidoreductase: MSDTRSGRLLTRRAWLLGTAAVTLGACDSNRPRQGFLGAMERFNQRFQSALFDPERLAPEEPAEALTRPGAFPQYFVSERVPLAPAGWALQVGGLVARPGVLSLDDLRMMPRTDYRIRHHCVEGWSAVASWHGVRVSELAKRVGADPQARFVEFRSFDADYFSSWDGPSAFHPQTILAYGMNGELLPPEHGAPLRLYSGVKLGYKMVKYLSAVNFLPAPTGGYWEDRGYEWFAGV; encoded by the coding sequence ATGAGTGACACACGAAGCGGACGGTTGCTCACCCGGCGCGCGTGGCTGCTCGGCACGGCGGCGGTGACCCTGGGCGCCTGTGACAGCAACCGGCCCCGCCAGGGCTTCCTCGGGGCCATGGAGCGCTTCAACCAGCGCTTCCAGTCGGCGCTCTTCGACCCGGAGCGGCTCGCGCCCGAGGAGCCCGCGGAGGCCCTCACCCGGCCCGGGGCCTTCCCGCAGTACTTCGTCTCGGAGCGGGTGCCGCTGGCGCCGGCCGGCTGGGCGCTCCAGGTGGGAGGGCTGGTGGCGCGGCCGGGCGTGCTCTCGCTGGATGACCTGCGGATGATGCCGCGCACGGACTACCGCATCCGCCACCATTGCGTGGAGGGCTGGAGCGCGGTGGCCTCGTGGCACGGGGTGCGGGTGAGCGAGCTCGCGAAGCGCGTGGGCGCGGACCCCCAGGCCCGCTTCGTGGAGTTCCGCTCCTTCGACGCGGACTACTTCTCCTCCTGGGACGGGCCGAGCGCCTTCCACCCGCAGACGATCCTCGCCTACGGGATGAATGGCGAGTTGCTGCCCCCCGAGCACGGCGCGCCGCTGCGCCTCTACTCGGGGGTGAAGCTCGGCTACAAGATGGTGAAGTACCTCTCCGCGGTGAACTTCCTCCCAGCCCCCACGGGGGGCTACTGGGAGGATCGCGGCTACGAGTGGTTCGCCGGGGTGTGA
- a CDS encoding alpha/beta fold hydrolase, with protein MPTVASSDQTPIHYRVVGDGPRNVLFVHGWMMSGAVFNELVELLDTTGLRLVIPDLRGSGGSGSPAGGYTLEQHARDVLAVADHAGLKRFTVVGHSMGGQLAQWVAAQEPSRVEGLVLLNTVPASGMQLPPDAVGLFRTSANDKEKQKIILGLACKQLSPEALERLLTVAGAVARGSIEGSFDAWTGGGFEAKLASITAPTLVVATDDPFLPPAFLREKVVGLIRNARLAYLPGPGHYPQVERPAETAALLTSFLTGQGRA; from the coding sequence ATGCCCACTGTTGCTTCCAGCGATCAGACGCCCATCCACTACCGCGTCGTCGGAGACGGCCCGCGCAACGTGCTGTTCGTGCACGGGTGGATGATGTCGGGTGCGGTGTTCAACGAGCTCGTGGAGCTGCTGGACACCACGGGGCTGCGGCTGGTGATTCCGGACCTGCGGGGCTCGGGTGGCTCCGGGTCGCCCGCGGGCGGCTACACGCTCGAGCAGCACGCGCGGGACGTGCTGGCCGTGGCGGACCACGCGGGCCTCAAGCGCTTCACGGTGGTGGGCCACAGCATGGGCGGCCAGCTGGCCCAGTGGGTGGCGGCGCAGGAGCCCTCGCGCGTGGAGGGCCTGGTGCTGCTCAACACGGTGCCCGCCTCGGGCATGCAGCTGCCTCCGGACGCCGTGGGGCTGTTCCGCACCTCGGCCAACGACAAGGAGAAGCAGAAGATCATCCTCGGCCTGGCGTGCAAGCAGCTGTCGCCGGAGGCGCTGGAGCGGCTGCTGACGGTCGCCGGCGCGGTGGCCAGGGGCTCCATCGAGGGCAGCTTCGATGCGTGGACGGGTGGTGGCTTCGAGGCGAAGCTGGCCTCCATCACCGCGCCCACGCTGGTGGTGGCCACGGATGATCCCTTCCTGCCGCCGGCCTTCCTGCGCGAGAAGGTGGTGGGCCTCATCCGCAACGCGCGCCTGGCGTACCTGCCCGGGCCGGGGCACTACCCGCAGGTGGAGCGGCCCGCCGAGACGGCCGCGCTGCTCACGTCCTTCCTGACCGGCCAGGGCCGCGCCTAG
- a CDS encoding carotenoid oxygenase family protein: MSSQNAVSPLLRSLARPHGFEPLRVEGRLPEPLRGTLFRAGPGLFERFGASLSHAFEADGAVTAVRFDGRGAQGACRIVESAGYHAEEKAGRFLFNSAASWLDRMRAARSGTAKTTGNTSTFLWQDRLFALMEGGLLQEMNPDTLDTLEATDLGVVSGAFSAHPHRVASLRTTFNFGVRYGPKMLIDLYALPDNGAPSKLGTVEAPWQGMLHDFIATERHLILFLGPVKLNLLRAMMGLADFTKLFQWKPELGARLIVVPLNDLQAPRTFELDAFWTWHFANAFEDEGGPCVDLCRYPEFTLDDIGELEEKGPPPLLTRLHLDLKTGKARETRLFDVPCEFPQLHPRVHGGRYGTLFAQTERRGADRKYAGITRIALDGGKGAEWAVPAGHVPSEPVLVPRGEAEDDAYVLDLVYDGTSDHSYVAVLDGKHLEDGPLATVHFDHPIPVTFHGGFAAAS, from the coding sequence ATGAGCAGCCAGAACGCCGTGAGTCCCCTGTTGCGGTCCCTCGCGCGGCCCCATGGCTTCGAGCCGCTGCGGGTCGAGGGACGGCTTCCCGAGCCGCTCCGGGGCACGCTGTTCCGTGCGGGACCGGGCCTCTTCGAGCGCTTCGGCGCGAGCCTCTCGCACGCCTTCGAGGCGGATGGAGCGGTCACGGCGGTGCGCTTCGATGGCCGTGGCGCGCAGGGCGCCTGCCGCATCGTCGAGAGCGCCGGCTACCACGCGGAGGAGAAGGCGGGACGGTTCCTCTTCAACTCGGCCGCCTCGTGGCTGGATCGCATGCGCGCCGCGCGCAGCGGCACGGCGAAGACGACGGGGAACACCTCGACCTTCTTGTGGCAGGACCGGCTCTTCGCGCTGATGGAGGGCGGACTGTTGCAGGAGATGAACCCGGACACGCTGGACACGCTCGAGGCCACGGACCTGGGCGTGGTGTCAGGGGCCTTCTCCGCGCACCCACACCGCGTCGCCTCGCTGCGGACGACCTTCAACTTCGGCGTGCGCTACGGCCCGAAGATGCTCATCGACCTCTACGCGCTGCCGGACAACGGAGCCCCCTCGAAGCTCGGCACGGTGGAAGCACCCTGGCAGGGCATGCTGCACGACTTCATTGCCACCGAGCGGCACCTCATCCTCTTCCTGGGGCCGGTGAAGCTCAATCTGCTGCGCGCGATGATGGGCCTCGCCGACTTCACGAAGCTCTTCCAGTGGAAGCCGGAGCTCGGAGCGCGGCTCATCGTCGTCCCACTGAATGACCTCCAGGCGCCCCGAACCTTCGAGCTCGATGCCTTCTGGACGTGGCACTTCGCGAATGCCTTCGAGGACGAGGGCGGCCCGTGCGTCGACCTCTGCCGCTACCCGGAGTTCACGCTCGACGACATTGGCGAGCTGGAGGAGAAGGGGCCGCCTCCGCTGCTGACGCGGCTGCACCTGGACCTGAAGACGGGGAAGGCGCGGGAGACGAGGCTCTTCGACGTGCCCTGCGAGTTCCCGCAGCTGCACCCGCGGGTGCACGGGGGGCGTTACGGCACCCTCTTCGCGCAGACCGAGCGCCGGGGCGCGGACCGGAAGTACGCGGGGATTACGCGCATCGCGCTCGACGGTGGGAAGGGCGCGGAGTGGGCCGTGCCTGCCGGACATGTGCCGAGCGAGCCCGTACTCGTGCCGCGCGGCGAGGCGGAGGATGACGCCTACGTGCTGGACCTCGTCTATGACGGGACGAGCGACCACTCCTACGTGGCCGTCCTGGATGGGAAGCACCTGGAGGACGGTCCCCTGGCGACCGTGCACTTCGACCATCCCATCCCCGTCACGTTCCACGGAGGCTTCGCCGCCGCGAGCTGA
- a CDS encoding M16 family metallopeptidase produces MSPRLLAAALPLLATLGCAEMTAMTMSDKPLAKPIAYRVAYQPYPSGMRLVVHEDAQAPRVTMNVSYRVGATDEPSGKEGLAHLAEHLTFLARHGGAQSPRVWSRLLASGAQFNAFTTHDSTDYWFTAPPEQFARLAALEAQRMREPLAGLTEEDFRVERDVVVAELRERQETSPEGAQYAWALTELLPGHPYGRTVGGTPESVLRLTLEDVRAFVKQHYTPAHAVVVVSGPLSSADVKYEVADRFSSLTGNGATAQTPPVQRTPPPMPGELKLPGNQRMLVKRGPVEHPRLWMMWPMPGLHSGQIPQLHATASLMRASLSSYLAQEDGVVRFAVFPQVMDGMALLVAMVELTKQEDAQRVAERILDGRSSGNGRTWSLPSARNALFTEAFLELEQLPTSDMARYLRATGQPDYVGGWQQQLNLGLAESSFSKYLWDHFQRERVRMMLVVPEAPGAGRTVVGQGFSRLPGAEDFGRWDVPLPEGTHDVRRVARPPGLGEAGVFSLSNGLEVVVLRRGSMPMVEAHLVLHLPGLHTPLLPEVALHASWASMDSSHLHAAKVGARTYRNVLDHQARVSATAASGNLPQVLDDLRQWLRDSDVDAQVWWRSQEGYLRGLERASQRTDQRARRVLEAKLFSGHPYGNAPTVEQARALTPEQLSQWIDTELRPGNMTLYLVGDLPPAAEAQSLAESILGGWRGGKGVSKAAPPREPPLPTARSVVLMDRPGASQADMRIGLRWPLLDAGQVATADVLTELLQERLRHQLRERLGLTYGIQAQRDERPLATALRLHTAVDAKTAAGALEQLLAELGSLEDTPLPASVVERARWQVARDYDLRFRTNASVATHLMDLTRMGRSLSYWEKYPEHLAAVTPASLQALVQQLSLGREVVVITGDAASLRPQLEAAGFQVEVLAPAASVARAP; encoded by the coding sequence ATGAGTCCACGACTGCTCGCCGCCGCGCTGCCGCTGCTGGCCACCCTGGGGTGCGCGGAGATGACGGCGATGACGATGTCCGACAAGCCGCTGGCCAAGCCCATCGCCTACCGCGTCGCCTATCAGCCCTACCCGAGCGGCATGCGGCTGGTGGTGCACGAGGACGCGCAGGCGCCCCGGGTGACGATGAACGTCTCCTACCGCGTGGGCGCCACGGACGAGCCCTCGGGCAAGGAGGGCCTGGCGCACCTGGCCGAGCACCTCACCTTCCTCGCCCGCCATGGGGGAGCCCAGTCGCCCCGGGTGTGGAGCCGGCTGCTGGCCTCGGGAGCCCAGTTCAACGCCTTCACCACCCATGACTCGACGGACTACTGGTTCACCGCCCCGCCGGAGCAGTTCGCGCGGCTGGCGGCGCTGGAGGCGCAGCGGATGCGAGAGCCGCTGGCCGGGCTCACCGAGGAGGACTTCCGGGTGGAGCGCGACGTGGTGGTGGCGGAGCTGCGCGAGCGCCAGGAGACGAGCCCCGAGGGCGCCCAGTACGCGTGGGCGCTCACGGAGCTGCTGCCCGGCCACCCCTACGGCCGCACCGTGGGAGGCACCCCGGAGTCCGTGCTGCGTCTCACCCTGGAGGACGTGCGCGCCTTCGTGAAGCAGCACTACACGCCCGCGCACGCCGTGGTGGTGGTGTCCGGCCCCCTGTCCTCGGCGGACGTGAAGTACGAGGTGGCGGACCGCTTCTCCTCCCTCACCGGCAACGGCGCCACCGCGCAGACGCCCCCCGTCCAGCGCACCCCGCCGCCCATGCCCGGGGAGCTGAAGCTGCCCGGCAACCAGCGCATGCTCGTCAAGCGCGGCCCCGTGGAGCATCCCCGGCTGTGGATGATGTGGCCCATGCCCGGCCTCCACTCGGGCCAGATTCCCCAGCTGCACGCCACCGCCTCCCTGATGCGCGCCTCCCTGTCCTCGTACCTCGCCCAGGAGGATGGCGTCGTGCGCTTCGCCGTCTTTCCCCAGGTGATGGACGGCATGGCGCTGCTGGTGGCCATGGTGGAGCTGACGAAGCAGGAGGACGCCCAGCGGGTGGCGGAGCGAATCCTGGATGGGCGCTCCTCGGGGAACGGGCGCACCTGGAGCCTTCCCTCCGCACGCAACGCGCTCTTCACCGAGGCCTTCCTGGAGCTGGAGCAGCTGCCCACCTCGGACATGGCCCGCTACCTGCGCGCCACCGGCCAACCGGACTACGTGGGAGGCTGGCAGCAGCAGCTGAACCTGGGCCTCGCCGAGAGCAGCTTCTCCAAGTACCTCTGGGACCACTTCCAGCGCGAGCGTGTCCGGATGATGCTGGTGGTACCGGAGGCCCCAGGCGCGGGACGCACCGTGGTGGGCCAGGGCTTCAGCCGCCTCCCGGGCGCCGAGGACTTCGGCCGGTGGGACGTGCCGCTGCCGGAGGGCACGCATGACGTCCGCCGGGTGGCGAGGCCTCCTGGACTCGGCGAGGCGGGCGTCTTCTCTCTCTCCAATGGCCTGGAGGTGGTGGTGCTGCGGCGTGGCAGCATGCCCATGGTGGAGGCCCACCTGGTGCTGCACCTCCCGGGCCTCCACACCCCCTTGCTGCCCGAGGTGGCCCTGCACGCCTCCTGGGCCTCGATGGACAGCTCGCACCTGCACGCGGCGAAGGTAGGGGCCCGCACCTACCGGAACGTGCTGGATCACCAGGCGCGGGTGAGCGCCACCGCCGCCTCGGGCAACCTGCCGCAGGTGCTGGATGACCTGCGGCAGTGGCTGCGGGACTCGGACGTGGACGCCCAGGTCTGGTGGAGGTCCCAGGAGGGGTACCTGCGCGGGCTGGAGCGTGCGTCCCAGCGGACGGACCAGCGGGCGCGGCGCGTCCTCGAGGCGAAGCTGTTCTCCGGCCATCCCTACGGGAACGCGCCCACGGTCGAGCAGGCCAGGGCCCTGACTCCGGAGCAGCTCTCCCAGTGGATCGACACCGAGCTGCGCCCCGGCAACATGACGCTGTACCTCGTGGGAGATCTGCCCCCCGCCGCGGAGGCCCAGAGCCTGGCCGAGTCCATCCTGGGGGGCTGGCGCGGAGGCAAGGGCGTCTCGAAGGCGGCGCCCCCCCGGGAGCCGCCGCTGCCCACGGCCCGGAGCGTGGTGCTGATGGACCGGCCCGGTGCCTCGCAGGCGGACATGCGCATCGGCCTGCGCTGGCCCCTGCTCGACGCCGGGCAGGTGGCCACCGCGGACGTGCTCACCGAGCTGCTGCAGGAGCGTCTGCGGCACCAACTGCGTGAGCGGCTGGGCCTCACCTATGGCATCCAGGCGCAGCGCGACGAGCGGCCCCTGGCCACGGCCCTGCGCCTCCACACCGCGGTGGACGCGAAGACGGCGGCCGGCGCGTTGGAGCAGCTCCTCGCCGAGCTGGGCTCCCTCGAGGACACCCCGCTCCCGGCGAGTGTGGTGGAGCGTGCCCGCTGGCAGGTGGCCCGGGACTATGACCTGCGCTTCCGCACCAACGCCTCCGTGGCCACCCACCTCATGGACCTCACCCGGATGGGACGCTCGCTGAGCTATTGGGAGAAGTACCCCGAGCACCTCGCCGCGGTGACGCCCGCCTCCCTGCAGGCCCTGGTGCAACAGCTCTCCCTGGGCCGCGAGGTGGTGGTCATCACCGGAGATGCCGCCTCGCTCAGGCCCCAGCTGGAGGCCGCGGGCTTCCAGGTGGAGGTGCTCGCCCCGGCCGCCTCCGTGGCCCGCGCGCCCTGA
- a CDS encoding TetR/AcrR family transcriptional regulator gives MPRKTPTRPYHHGDLKRALLEASLELLREEGVDALTVAEVGRRVGVSSAAPYKHFADRQALLRALATEGNRQLGEALVAATRGSTDPLEAFRLSGVAYIRWAAENPALYRIATDPTYIDYTSTEHEVEAPESLKGSLETFWPELAALVRSGAALPAAHPLIQQLRGRALAQGMASLFVSGVFASLGVTTADAERMARAVTGEDVPATPRRSPPPRSR, from the coding sequence ATGCCTCGAAAGACGCCCACGCGCCCCTACCACCATGGGGACCTCAAGCGCGCCCTGCTGGAGGCGAGCCTCGAGCTCCTCCGCGAGGAAGGCGTGGACGCGCTCACCGTGGCCGAGGTCGGCCGCCGCGTCGGCGTGTCCTCCGCCGCGCCCTACAAGCACTTCGCGGATCGCCAGGCGCTGTTGCGCGCGCTCGCCACGGAAGGAAACCGCCAGCTCGGCGAGGCGCTCGTCGCGGCGACGCGGGGGAGCACCGATCCGCTCGAGGCCTTCCGCCTCTCGGGGGTGGCCTACATCCGCTGGGCGGCGGAGAACCCGGCCCTCTACCGCATCGCGACGGATCCCACGTACATCGACTACACGTCGACGGAGCATGAGGTCGAGGCCCCCGAGTCCCTCAAGGGCTCCCTGGAGACGTTCTGGCCGGAGCTGGCGGCTCTGGTGCGCTCGGGCGCCGCCCTCCCCGCTGCTCATCCGCTGATACAGCAACTGCGCGGCCGCGCCCTGGCCCAAGGCATGGCCAGCCTCTTCGTCAGCGGCGTCTTCGCCTCGCTCGGCGTCACCACCGCGGACGCGGAGCGGATGGCGCGCGCGGTGACGGGAGAGGATGTTCCGGCCACGCCGCGCCGGAGCCCGCCCCCGCGCTCCCGCTGA